The stretch of DNA TTGTATATTTAACACTGTTCTTCTGATGTGTCTTGAACAATCCCAGTGTGGTTAGGTAATGCAAGGGTCATAACCTTAAGTGATGCAGTCTTTCCTTCCATTGGAGTGTAGGAAAGCTGTTTTTCGTTTTGGTATTGATTGTTTTAACCTCAGGTTTAGAAATACTTTTCAACAggtttaaatacaaatatatattcatattttatgtgCTACTTTTCAGTGTAAATGGCTGCTTGGCATGGGTACATACCTTGCTGTGGGTACACTCAGGATGACTTCTTTGTTACCACTCCAACcaccaaatttttcttttggaggTTCATCTTGCAGCTTTGACTCACTTTCCTAGTGACAGTACTCATACATCTCTACATGTATTCAAATctggattttatatttttgtgaatTACCACATTACACTGTATTCCAGTTGACAATTCCAGTGGAGCATCCCGTAATTGCTCAGATTTATCCTGATTGTGCCAAGAGCCAGATCACATTTGCTCATCTTTTCTCCCTGTTCTCTGCTTTCTCCAAAGCACTCTGGAGAACACACACTCCTGTAGGATTGCGCTGATAACTGTTATTAATTTTTGGAACCCTTGTAAAATACCAGATGAATATCAGATACTTCCTTTGTGTATGTGCTGATTGATTTGTTTGGAACACTCCAGGGTAAAAGTGAGGAGTAGCTGGATTAAAGAAGGAGGGAGTCTAATTAATTTCCTGAGTTCTCATTAATGTACAGCTTGTACTGAATGATTTGAAAGATGCTTCAGGTGTGAGAATAATTGCCTGACCTTTTCCTCCTAGAAATGGTCGAATCAATGAAGAAGGTGGCTGGAATGGACGTGGAGTTGACAGTGGAAGAAAGAAACCTGCTTTCTGTTGCATATAAAAATGTGATTGGAGCCAGGAGAGCTTCCTGGAGAATAATCAGCAGCATtgaacagaaagaagaaaacaaaggtggagaagacaaattaaaaatgaTTCGGGAATATCGGCAAATGGTAAGATGGAGTTGGTCTTAGAGCAAAATGTCACTTAGTTCTGGTCCCCTTGCCATAAACTGTCCTGTTGGTCCAGATTGCCTGGACTGTGCTGACCTGGAATAGGGTGGCAGCCTTGGAAGGCTGGAGCTTGTTCCTTATCTAGAGAATAAATCTCTTGGTGAAGGGGAGAGCTGTGGTGTTGCTGTGTAAACACTCAGAagggcagcaggctcaggagaGGGAGGGCTTTTCCCTCAGTGCATCAGCAGCTGTGCCAAGCATTTGAGCTGCACTGGCACTTCCCTGCTTACTCAGGTGTGAGGCTCCACCTGCTCAGGAAGCCTCGTTCCTTCCCCTTCAACCTCACTCACCCCAatcaacttctttttttaattaaccttGTCAGAGGAGGTTTTTTCTGTTAAACTTCCACTTCCTATAAAAGTTGCTTTGGATCATACAGTGACACTTTCTGTGATTCCAGTTCTCTGTCCTAGACAATTCAAAACATTAACACTTGAAATGTCCATGGGGAAGGTTCTTCAGTGCTCTTCTTGACTCCTTGTCTTCTGTCACTCCTGTTCCTGGGGATGTCCTGGTCATCCAGCTGTGAAACTTGTGTGTAGCAACCTCCAGGGccttgctgttttctctctggagagagagggaaaaattgATCCACATAACTTCATGCTGACTTAGTCAGTGTGTGCAGCTTTACCTAAAATGGAGAACTTGCAGCAAGCTCTGACTTCCATTGGTAAGGGCTAATGAAACCTCCAGCTCTTAGTGAGCTGTTGTTTCCCCTGCCCTAAATGATGGTTTAGCATGGAGCGGGCATGCTCCCATACTATTTAAATCCCACACATTTCTGCAGAGACTTCATCTCCATTATCTGAGGACAAGTGCCTCCACATGGTTCACATCTTCACTTCCAGAGAAACAGTGGAGTCTGTTATATCACCTGGCACTGATTCATATACCAGCAATGGAAATGATCTTGGCTTGGAAATCTTCTCCCAGGAATGGCTCTGGACTACTTTCTGTTGACTCACAGGGTTTCTGTTGCTCCATGGAATTGTTGAAGTTGTGGGTTTCTAATTTTATGCTGGCATGCTGATGGGATGAGAGACTGCCAGTTACATACAGTCCCAAATAACCTTTTCTTGATGGGTGTCTACAATCTCCTAAAAGAACATAGAAAACAAGACAACAGCTATCCAGTGATTAAATTGGTTTTACATTGTGTGTTTCCAGATTCTTTTGCACAGGGTTTTGTGGGTGTTTATCATCTTCTGCCAAAGATCCTTTAATGATGAAAAGACTTTTCTCCTGGTTTTGAAAGGACTCTAGAAATAGCCTTtattctgcatctctttttGTAAAGGATATGTGCCATTCTGGATGGACTGGGGTGCAAGAAGTACAAGTTTGTAGTACTTGTTGTACTTGAGGTGTCTGAAGAGATGGAGAGGCCACAGGAAGTCAGTGTCATGCTAGCAGGGTATTGAGCTGTGAAATCCTCAGAGGGAGCAGCTCTCACGGGGAGGAGCAGTGCACTGAACTCTGTCACTGGTTCCACACTGGAGGAAGGGTGGCTGTGTCTGCACAGCTCCACAGGGAGTTCTGCAAGAGGTTCCTGAGCATCATCTCTAGCTGAAAGCCTGTTAGTAGCTGCTGGGAGACTTAATATGGGTTGGCATCTGCTCTGAGTGTGTGAATGAGTTTGGCAGGATGgcctgggagcaggaagggCCTGAGGAGCATGACACAGgtttggatgctgctgctcactgtcactgctgaaCAGTAGCACTCCTGCCCTGTTGTGCTCAGTGCTTCCCTGAAGAAACAGCTTCCAGCAGAATTCTCACTGTGATTCCCTTGTCAACAAATTCTGCCTATTGTAGCATTTTCCAGAGTAAGGTCATTGTTGGGAAAAGCTTTTTCAGACTTGAATGGTTCtgaagaagggggaaaaaaacccaaccaaccaaaccttCCCCCAAACCCCTAAAACCATGTCTGTGAGCCAACAAGGCCAAGTTTAAAGCACTGGGGAGTTGGAGAGAACCAGCATCTCTAAATGACACATCTCTCATCtaccaggagcagctgtgatATTGCTCAGCTGTAGAGTACTGCTCCAGTAGGAATTGAAAGTTTCTGTAGTGGTTTTTGTGAAAGCAATTCTTTGTTGGGTTTGGTGTATGTCAGTATTTACTGTAATTCAGCTCATGGCTCACGTTGGGAGATGTTTGAGCTGGTGGCCAGCGTGACTTGGGGCAGAACTCGAGGGATGGTGGTGttgggagggcagggctgggctggccttGTCTCAGGTGTGCGCTGGGCAGTAGTGAGAGATGAAAGACACCAGACTGTGCCTCTTCCCAAGCTACTTCAGCTGAATGGAGCCAAACACATCCACAGCCATGAGGGAAAATGCCACTTAGGTGCTTCCTTTGTAGTCAGGCTGCTCTCCTGGCTCTTGTGGCCATTTGGATACACAAAAGCCCATAATTTCTCATCTGGCTGCATCTCTGATGAGAGCACACTGAGGCTTGTGCTCCTCATCCTTGAGAGGCTGCAGTGGGGCGTGGCTGCACACAGTGCAGTTCCCTCCCTTGCAGCTAAACCAGCTCCATTCCCACCTCACAGGTATTGACCTTCCCCTTCCTGCTCTGGAGATGTGGCACATGGAATGTGTGTTTCCAGTGCTCTGACTTCCAACCTGGGCTGTATTTTGGGGCAGCTGCCAGGTTCTCCTCCATCCCCCCTCTAAGAGAGTGCTCACTGAGCCACTGTTTGGAACAGATCCTTTTTGTACAAGAGCTTTTAgttttgttgtggggttttttgtttatttgttttattcttaaTCACCTTGATTTATGTGAAATCTTTTTAAACTAAGCTTGCTCAGGACATTTCCattgccctgggcagcagctgatCTCTGATAACTGTGACTGATCCTTTAAGCAAAGCTGGAAAAGGTCTGTCTGAGATGAAATAGAAGTTTGTACATGTATGGTTATTTAACTAAAGAGGATTAGAAACTGATTTAATTCTTTGCAGTTTTGCTGAAGATCTCTCTGCAAAAGAAGTCATTGAAAAAGAGGATCAAGAGGAAAGAAGTTTGCAGGAACTGACTGCTGCCCAAAGGTTTTATAGCTTTTGTAGCCCAAGAATATATGAAGTAGATTCTTCTCAAGTGACCATATTTCAGCACCTTTCTTAAGCATTTGTCACATAATTAAGTACAGCATCTTATTCTTCCTGTGAATGTCAGGGTATTCTGACATTTGTACATGAAATTTGCTGACAGTTAATTTATCTAAAGGAACTTTTGCAAATCTGTTACTTTGTGCAAGTcaatatgtgtgtgtatgtgccaGTTTATAATTTGTTTTAGATCTGTAATTTGAACACCTTTTGGGTATAACTGCTGTGGTTACAAACGCAGATAGTTTGGGAGCTGTGTTGTGATAAAAGGATTACATGGCAAGGAAAATGCttaaaggaagaaggaaagcaaatgcTTGGGTGGGAGGATAGGAGGGGATGATGGACTCAGTGGACCTGCCTCTGGGATCCAAGACTTGCAGTTCCTGGTAGTTTCTTTAATGCATTGCCTTGAAATCTCTCCTTTATATGAAATTAACTTGAGCCAGAGTTCTCTTCAGCTGTAGCTTTGAAAGTTCCTGTGAAATCATGAAAAAGCAGCAATGGATGGGTGACTGTGAGCATTAAACCAACCACTCCTACTGGACTGACCTGGGGGGCTCAGAGCCCGTCTGGTTTGGGCAATGTTGATGTCACAGGAGGAGTTTCAGCTTTTCTGGGTGTGCTCAGTGTCTTTGCTTGCAGGTGTGAAACTCTCTGTGGTAAACCCTGACCTCATAGACCTTGCTTTATGTTTGGAACTGGAGAAAATGAAGGTTCACGTGACTGTTTTCAGTTCAGACTATTCAAATCCAgtatctgtttttaaataagGCTATATATACTGTATTTTTGGCCACAGATTTCACTGTCAGTGTTGATGATTTCTGCTTTTTCGCTGAGTTACTGCACTTTGTGTTTTTCACCTGCTTCTGGAGCTTGTTTTCATCTTGTACCTGACCTTTGTTTGTGTGGCACATCTTGATTCTGTTCTGATACCATGATTTTTGTCTTAAGGCTCTATTTTTAGAACTTTGCCTCCAAGGACCCACTAGAACCTATTGTGAAGGTGCCATTTAACTTTGGGTTATAATGGAGTTGAGCTGATTTGTGTTAATTACTTCCAAATTGTCCCCTTTGCTGTTGCCATTTCTAGGGCAGCCTTCCGGGATCAAAAATGGAAGGAATTGAGTTGTGCAAGCCTTGCAGTAAGGAATTACATCCTGAGACAAACTTAATGTCTTGCTAGACTTCTGTCTAGCAAGATGTCTTCCAAGGAATTTACAGTTCCACTGTTCAGTTCCACATTTCATCCATCAGTCCCTGCCTCATGTGTGTGCCAGCTAAATGTGCAGAACTGTTTTGCTAATGCACCTGTGGagcagctgcattttatttatttttcttctgtcttaaCTCTCTTTGGAATTTCATGATGTTACCTGTTTGATACTTGGGTACTTTTGAAAGCTTTTAGGCTTAAGTGCTCACCCTGCCCCCGCTTCtaattttttgttgtatttttatttttctctgctagGTTGAGACTGAACTGAAGTTAATCTGTTGTGACATTCTGGATGTACTGGACAAACACCTCATTCCAGCAGCTAACACTGGCGAGTCCAAGGTTTTCTATTACAAAATGTAAGTACCTTCCTGAGAGGAAAGGCCTGAAATAGAGACAGGAGTTAAGTAGCTGTAACGAGAACTTAAAATACACTGTTGTGCAGCTCTTAGATGTAAGAAACAACACTTCTAATTGAGTTGCTGATGTAGAAATCACATccctggttgggttttttattttgcatgagCTGAACACttgtaaagagaagaaaagaaggtgTGTCCTATAGTGATGGTTTAAAATTCcctcagctcctggtgcagTGTTGTATAGACAGTAGCTGAGCAGCAGAGTGCTTGGTGTGTGAATATCTAAACATGCTTGAATTTCAGCTGTTAATTTAATGGCTGGTGGGCAAAGGGGATTACTGACTTCCTACTGTTTCTGTTCTCAGGAAGGGGGACTACCATAGGTATCTGGCTGAGTTTGCCACAGGAAATGACAGgaaggaggctgcagagaaCAGCTTGGTGGCTTACAAAGCTGCTAGTGATATTGCAATGACAGAACTCCCACCAACACATCCCATCCGCTTAGGACTTGCGCTCAACTTCTCTGTATTCTACTATGAAATTCTTAATTCTCCTGATCGTGCCTGCAGGTAGGTGGAGGCTGGCAGAGTGGGAATATGGGAATGTTGTGTGAATACCAGACAAGCTAGAAGTGTTGCTCCTTAGGtaactgcttttcctgctttcttcctGCTGATGTTTGCTCTGGTTGATGTCAGTTCACTGGGAAGATTTTCAGCATCACCATTGTCTTTGGAGTCCAGAGCCACGTGTTTGTGTGGGAGTAATGGTGTATGGGAGGCAGAACAGTGATAATCTTGAACTGATCAGCTAATGGCAGTTCAGCAACTTGCCAGGTTAACTCTGTGCATACCCTTAAACTGCCCAAGCTGTGAGGTGATTTAACTAGTCTTGCACAAGCTGGAAGAGGTGGTGGCACTGATTTTTGTCACCTGTGAGCATGTACAGAGTGACAGTGATTGAAGCAAATACCATTTATCTTCTGTCACTGCAGGTTACACTAAGTTTCTAGCAGCCCTTAATCAAAGATGTAGAAATGTTTAATGAAAGCAATattcttgattaaaaaaatcttggagCACAAAGTGACTGGTGTTAATTTGTGCTTCTGCACTGTGTTCAGCAATATTTGTTGTGCCATTGCAGGTTGGCAAAAGCAGCTTTCGATGATGCTATTGCAGAACTGGATACACTGAGTGAAGAAAGCTATAAGGACTCTACACTTATCATGCAGTTGTTACGTGATAACCTGACACTATGGACTTCAGACATGCAGGGTGATGGTAAGTGAGTCCTGCTGGAAAAGCTCATCCTGGCCCAGGGAACAGAGCCTGGCAGTGGAGAGGCTTTGATGGTTTACTTCTGTCTCTCCTGATAATGACCCTCCTGTGCTACCTTAACACTGGATCAGGTGATAGGGGTGACACTGGAGTCTTTTGAGCTCTCACTTGAAGGAAGAGGTGTGGACTCAGCAACACTTGGTTGTTTCTGCTTCCCCACGAGGCAGCTGTGATGACTGTAAAAGCAGTGActtcatttatttaatcttttctttctttctccttgtcATGCTCATCTCTGGCTGTCTTTCCAAGCAGATGTGGACCTCCAGTGCAGGAGGAAACACTGCAGATGCTTTAGTTCCCCTTCATTCCAGGTCACTCCATATTCTTATTGCCAGAGCAAATGCCAAATATGTCCCCTGGCAGTACCAGAGGGTGGGACATGGATTGCTTCTGTTCACTAGCAAAGGATAGCACAAATTTTTGAAGTGGTTTTGGCACACTGAACGGACTTTCCCAACATTTAAACTTTCACATTCAATGCTTAGTATAAATCTACTCATTTTAGGGTTTCTCTCTTGGAAAGACAAGTGAAAAGAGCTAACTTCTTTACTTTTAACTTGGAGGGGAAGAAATAAGTCCTGTTAAGATTATTTTGGGTACCTACAAATGCCCAGAGCTTAGAAACCACACTACCAAACTTCACATAAATATATGAGTGTCCCATATTTTTGGTAAGCTTTTCTTTTAGCCACATGGCATTCCTGGGGTTACTTCACTGGTGGTGTGTCCATTTGAAAGCAAATGCAGAATCTTTTAACTTTTTCCCAATTTCCTGTTTTTATGTAGGGTGATGGGTTTGTTTTGGAGTGTTGTTACTCCATAGCTTCTCACTCTGCTCTTTGGGCTGCTGAGACTGGGAATGCTGTAAATGTGTGGGGTTTTGGCTCCTGGTTTACTCCACATCCCAGTGTTTAAGGCTCGTGAACCTCCCTTTTCAGGGATTGTGTCCTGGTTCAGGATGGACCCTGGATGGATCAGTAGGTTTTTCTCTAAACACTGCAGCTGTTGAATTCCTTCCTTGCCAAGGGGTAGGCATTGGAGAagagaaatgtatttcaaattcCCTCAGTTTAGATCCAacctttactttttttattgGGGCCAAATACCCTGGTAGTCTGGAAGCCATTTTAGTGGAGTAACAAGGTTGGATCAGTGTGGGATAGTACAGTATCTTCCAAACAGTGTCTTCCAAAAGTTCCTGATTTGCCCATAGCAGATGTCTCTCGTGGATCTTGGATACTGTAGAAGTTCCACAGGATTATTTACAGGCTCTTtagattttgaaaaaagaaagagatctAAATTCCTTGCTCCACAACATGGAAAATAGACGTTTTTGTTCTTCCTGAAGTAGCTCAGGTTGTCCTGGTTACTGGTACCAGAAAGGATAATGACGACAGAATTGAAAATACTGTAGGACTGCTTAAAATCATGGTGGAATTCTTCAGATCCAGAAAAGCAATTATGTTTAGACACAGATGCAAAGTTAAGTTTCCTCATACTTCGCTAATACTCTGAGTGCATTTCCAACTGATGCTTCCAGAGTCCAACATTCCCAAATGAGCAGAGCCTTTGAACAATAAATCAGCAGTGGCACAATTAGCAGTTTCCAGGGGTGGGAGAGGCTTGGAAAGGGCTTGTTCTTTGGCATTAGACTTTTCCCTGTTTCCATTTCAGCCATGTAGGGATGTAAAGCCAGGCAtgacccagctgctgcactCCCATCCCAATCCCTTGTAGCTTTCCCATGGCCCAGATGAGTGTTGAGTTTATTTCCACACTTGTAATGTCATCTCCATATGATTCCTGTTCTCCCATTCTTTCCTGCTGTATAGATTCCTAAAGGAAAGTCCAACTGTTCATTTCCTAAAAACTCTACTTTGTAAGTCTCTTGTCATGGCTCACTGGAGTTTTCAGTGTCAGTTTTCCTGTCACTAACAGTGCCTGCCTCTGTCACCTGCTGCTGACAAACGCTTGTGTCTCTGCTGCCACTCCTGTGGCAcctgtcccctgcccagggGTGATGTGCTTGACTAGGATCCAGAGTAACTCACATGTTTGGGAAATGAGCTGCAAACCTTGATGGATAGAAGAATATTTGGGCATGGGAAGTACTTCACAGTGGCCTGGTAGAGGAGTATTTGCTCAAGTGTGTTGGTTAGAGCATGCTCAGATCTTCTAATCTGGGTTAAagcctctgctttcctctcttacATGAGCTG from Vidua macroura isolate BioBank_ID:100142 chromosome 20, ASM2450914v1, whole genome shotgun sequence encodes:
- the YWHAE gene encoding 14-3-3 protein epsilon; its protein translation is MDDREDLVYQAKLAEQAERYDEMVESMKKVAGMDVELTVEERNLLSVAYKNVIGARRASWRIISSIEQKEENKGGEDKLKMIREYRQMVETELKLICCDILDVLDKHLIPAANTGESKVFYYKMKGDYHRYLAEFATGNDRKEAAENSLVAYKAASDIAMTELPPTHPIRLGLALNFSVFYYEILNSPDRACRLAKAAFDDAIAELDTLSEESYKDSTLIMQLLRDNLTLWTSDMQGDGEEQNKEALQDVEDENQ